The proteins below are encoded in one region of Carassius auratus strain Wakin linkage group LG44F, ASM336829v1, whole genome shotgun sequence:
- the psmg2 gene encoding proteasome assembly chaperone 2: MFIASGDVVPSFKGFTLIMPAVSVGNVGQLAVDLIISTLNMARVGHFHTDCLIPMAGNNPYASSAEEAVQLSTCAEVYSHSDSKLAVLQIRTPIIQTKVRSFRKLMVSWIKSSGFLRSVLLSSSQAYHRDDQQLHGSPLRYLLTPSLQKEEAPRVEELGWKEMERISAFPGISDSEQRLYIPGGGVTKALYTDCCTEGISMAVLLIFCSEGDNVPDAFALVNHLNDWLHLLDKPAQGSVQWRVPPSWRLLFGSGVPPLLF, from the exons ATGTTCATCGCGTCGGGGGACGTTGTTCCTTCTTTTAAAGGCTTCACTCTGATAATG CCCGCGGTGTCCGTCGGGAATGTGGGGCAGCTGGCCGTGGACCTCATCATCTCCACACTGAACATGGCCCGAGTGGGACACTTCCACACGGACTGCCTCATCCCCATGGCTGGAAACAACCCGTACGCCTCATCCGCCGAGGAGGCCGTCCAGCTCAGCACCTGCGCCGAGG tgtaCTCTCACAGTGACTCGAAACTTGCTGTACTGCAGATAAGGACACCCATTATCCAG ACAAAGGTCAGATCATTCCGGAAGCTGATGGTGTCCTGGATCAAGAGCAGTGGCTTCCTCAGGAGTGTGCTGCTGTCCAGCAGTCAAGCGTATCACAGAGACGACCAGCAGCTTCACGG CTCTCCTCTGCGGTACCTGCTGACCCCGTCTCTGCAGAAGGAGGAGGCTCCGAGGGTGGAGGAGCTGGGCTGGAAGGAGATGGAGAGGATCAGTGCGTTTCCCGGGATCTCCGACTCTGAGCAGCGGCTCTACATTCCCGGAGGAGGAGTGACCAAAGCCCTTTACACGGACTG CTGCACCGAGGGCATCTCTATGGCAGTACTGCTGATCTTCTGCTCAGAAGGAGACAACGTCCCTGACGCGTTCGCTCTCGTTAACCATCTCAACGACTGGCTCCATCTGCTGGATAAACCC GCGCAGGGTTCGGTGCAGTGGCGGGTTCCTCCCTCGTGGAGGCTGCTGTTCGGCAGCGGTGTCCCTCCTCTTCTCTTCTGA